Proteins from a single region of Tumebacillus amylolyticus:
- a CDS encoding C40 family peptidase, with translation MKKYWRHVLTATAVVAGLSSMMGTAAQAAPEYGVNVQVNDQLVQFPDAKPFLDDNERLQVPLRFVSESMGYDVKWNAVGDDVKVSIVKGSHTVTVQTGTDTGVVNGTPVDMDTTSELIDGRTYVPLRFITESLGGAVKWDGPSSSALLSTDGKTYTPVAQPLQALAGPALGTKIVEGAKQFIGVPYVWGGTTPKGFDCSGLVTYVFNQNHVSVTRTSKQMFQSGQAVSTNALQPGDLVFFNTSGAGVSHVGISLGGTQFISATSSSGVKIDSLNSGYWGARYLGAKRVL, from the coding sequence TTGAAAAAGTACTGGAGACACGTACTCACCGCCACTGCCGTAGTGGCCGGTCTTTCGTCGATGATGGGAACTGCTGCACAGGCAGCCCCGGAGTATGGTGTGAATGTTCAGGTGAACGACCAATTGGTGCAGTTCCCGGATGCAAAACCGTTTCTCGACGACAATGAACGACTACAGGTACCGCTTCGTTTCGTCTCGGAGTCTATGGGCTACGATGTGAAATGGAACGCGGTCGGCGATGATGTCAAAGTCAGCATCGTCAAAGGCTCCCACACCGTCACCGTCCAAACCGGAACCGATACCGGCGTGGTGAACGGTACGCCGGTGGACATGGATACGACGTCTGAATTGATCGACGGTCGTACGTATGTACCCCTGCGTTTTATTACGGAGTCGCTGGGCGGCGCGGTGAAATGGGACGGACCTTCGAGTTCCGCCCTCTTGTCCACAGATGGCAAGACCTACACACCGGTGGCCCAACCACTTCAAGCCTTGGCAGGACCTGCACTTGGAACGAAGATCGTAGAAGGAGCCAAGCAATTCATCGGCGTCCCGTATGTTTGGGGCGGCACGACGCCCAAGGGCTTTGATTGCTCGGGCTTGGTGACCTACGTCTTCAATCAGAACCATGTCTCGGTAACCCGCACCTCGAAACAAATGTTCCAAAGCGGACAAGCCGTGTCCACCAACGCGCTACAACCGGGGGACCTCGTGTTCTTCAACACCTCCGGCGCCGGCGTTTCGCACGTCGGCATCTCGCTTGGCGGTACGCAATTCATCTCGGCGACCTCTTCTTCGGGCGTCAAGATCGATTCGCTCAACTCCGGCTACTGGGGGGCACGCTACCTCGGTGCCAAGCGCGTCCTGTAA
- a CDS encoding carbonic anhydrase: MKKPWLPALLLPLVLTLLPTQSLQAAHGDPSAAALQVLVDGNERFASGHLSHPKNLIARRHEIAPKQHPIAFVLSCSDSRVPPELVFDQGLGDLFVSRVAGHVLGDEVMGSMEYAVEHLDVPLIVVLGHERCGAVQAAVDALEKGTQPSGHIRSLVKRITPAVKTAQQSHPSDLVEASVRANVQRVVDEIKASHPQYAKRIHERKFRIVGARYDLETGKVELLDCE; the protein is encoded by the coding sequence ATGAAAAAACCCTGGCTTCCAGCACTCCTTCTCCCGCTTGTGTTGACGCTCTTGCCGACGCAGTCCTTGCAGGCGGCGCATGGGGACCCTTCTGCGGCGGCGTTGCAGGTTTTGGTGGATGGCAATGAACGGTTTGCAAGCGGACATCTCAGCCATCCGAAGAACCTCATCGCCCGTCGCCATGAGATTGCGCCGAAGCAACATCCGATTGCGTTCGTCCTCTCTTGCTCCGACTCTCGCGTTCCGCCGGAGTTGGTATTTGACCAAGGGCTCGGCGATCTCTTTGTCTCCCGTGTGGCCGGCCATGTGCTCGGCGATGAAGTGATGGGTTCGATGGAATACGCCGTCGAGCATCTCGATGTCCCGCTCATCGTCGTCCTCGGGCACGAGCGTTGCGGAGCGGTTCAAGCCGCCGTCGACGCCTTGGAAAAAGGCACTCAGCCCTCTGGACATATTCGCTCGCTCGTCAAACGCATCACGCCGGCCGTGAAAACCGCGCAACAATCACACCCCTCCGACCTCGTCGAAGCTTCCGTCCGTGCCAACGTCCAACGAGTCGTAGATGAAATCAAAGCTTCCCATCCTCAATACGCCAAGAGAATTCACGAACGCAAATTCCGCATCGTCGGCGCCCGCTACGATCTCGAAACCGGCAAAGTCGAACTGCTCGACTGCGAGTAA
- a CDS encoding coproporphyrinogen-III oxidase family protein — protein MLNLHLNARHTLLKFDQQLPVYNWYYPFPSVEDDVVDTDEALQSIPVRKDGHRALYFHIPFCDTLCTFCPFYRSTHYTYHEFIDQYLEALFLEMKWKSKYPGVGKVPVDIIAVGGGTPSVLSAEQILRFGSKLREHFDLSELKEFTFELEVKSVTLEKLQAMKSIGVNRVSYGIQTFNETYREVFNITSTLEQVRQVSEWATSLFEYVNVDLIFGMAGQSLDDLLAEADAAIALGTTTIDFYPLNYMSASLKMHRSFKEKGLEMLSPSTKTSYRMFLDEYMRAQGYHPINGYSYTRPKQLPTERTVLIREPIFLYHDMLYGYQGDEVIGFGSSAISQVHNYTMVNPNSMEGYIKAMQTESLDVTTIENLNCPEKGIVYFPYRGVLDKKRIDWERVPQETIQALQEAVDQGLVLDEGTQYTLSPSGWLFYVNLVYFLTPEKGKQWLSQRIEMRIEEGRSADEVKLYQII, from the coding sequence ATGCTTAATCTCCACTTGAACGCCCGCCACACGTTGCTCAAATTCGACCAGCAACTGCCCGTCTACAACTGGTACTACCCGTTTCCAAGCGTCGAGGACGACGTGGTCGACACGGACGAAGCCTTGCAATCGATCCCGGTGCGCAAGGACGGTCATCGCGCCCTGTACTTCCACATCCCGTTTTGCGACACGCTCTGCACGTTTTGCCCGTTCTATCGTTCGACCCACTACACATACCATGAATTTATCGACCAATATCTCGAAGCGTTGTTCTTGGAGATGAAGTGGAAATCCAAGTATCCCGGTGTCGGCAAAGTTCCGGTTGACATCATCGCGGTAGGGGGCGGCACACCGTCCGTCCTAAGCGCCGAGCAGATCCTGCGCTTTGGCAGCAAATTGCGGGAGCACTTCGACCTGAGCGAACTGAAGGAATTCACGTTCGAACTGGAAGTGAAAAGCGTCACTCTCGAAAAACTCCAAGCGATGAAGTCAATCGGCGTCAACCGCGTCTCCTACGGCATTCAGACGTTCAACGAAACCTATCGCGAGGTGTTCAACATCACCTCGACGCTGGAACAAGTGCGCCAAGTCTCCGAGTGGGCCACTTCGCTGTTCGAGTACGTCAATGTCGACTTGATCTTCGGCATGGCGGGGCAGTCGCTCGATGACCTCCTCGCCGAAGCGGACGCTGCCATCGCGCTCGGCACCACGACGATCGACTTTTATCCGCTGAACTACATGTCGGCCAGCCTCAAGATGCACCGTTCCTTCAAGGAAAAAGGGCTCGAGATGCTCTCGCCGTCCACCAAGACTTCCTATCGCATGTTCCTTGACGAGTACATGCGCGCCCAAGGCTACCACCCGATCAACGGCTACTCCTACACCCGTCCCAAGCAGTTGCCGACGGAGCGGACCGTGCTCATCCGGGAACCGATCTTCCTCTACCACGACATGCTGTACGGGTACCAAGGAGACGAAGTGATCGGATTCGGTTCCAGCGCCATCTCGCAAGTTCACAACTATACGATGGTCAACCCGAACTCCATGGAAGGCTACATCAAAGCCATGCAGACCGAATCGCTTGATGTCACGACCATCGAGAACTTAAACTGCCCGGAAAAAGGAATCGTGTACTTCCCGTACCGCGGCGTCTTGGACAAAAAACGCATCGATTGGGAGCGAGTCCCCCAAGAAACAATACAGGCGTTGCAAGAAGCGGTGGATCAGGGTCTTGTGCTCGATGAGGGGACTCAATACACGCTCTCACCGTCCGGCTGGCTGTTCTACGTCAACTTGGTCTACTTCTTGACCCCGGAAAAAGGAAAGCAATGGCTGTCGCAGCGCATCGAGATGCGAATCGAAGAGGGCCGAAGCGCAGACGAAGTCAAACTCTATCAAATCATCTGA
- a CDS encoding DUF2087 domain-containing protein — MYERGYRTEEDHYECLFCAASYEKGVIYPEDGVLYESEKAMKRHIEQAHGSVLTALLGLGKKETGLTDTQRNLLELFAAGYSDAEIAARVGGSTSTIRNHRFTLREKERQAKIFLAIMSQLDGLSPQRGRHSANHDHVGPSEFPTKAKKRLEALQDVIKLFHPNRRYTEGEVNDIIRGVYTDHVLVRRLLIEHDMLDREADGSTYWMKGALDMDKKAQLKWEYKNTRRPVGVYQVKCLVNGKVLIGSSNNVDGMLNRLRFELKSNMNRIPQLQADYNQHGADQFVFEVLELVKPESEGPQDFVAEGEQAKALEAKWLENLQPYGDRGYNEQE; from the coding sequence ATGTATGAGCGTGGGTACCGAACCGAAGAGGACCACTATGAGTGCCTGTTTTGCGCCGCGTCCTATGAAAAAGGGGTGATCTACCCGGAGGACGGTGTGCTCTACGAGTCGGAGAAAGCGATGAAGCGCCACATCGAGCAAGCACACGGCTCGGTGCTGACCGCTCTGCTCGGACTTGGGAAAAAAGAAACGGGCCTCACCGATACCCAACGCAATTTGCTGGAACTGTTTGCGGCGGGCTACAGCGATGCCGAAATCGCAGCCAGAGTCGGCGGGAGCACGTCCACGATTCGAAACCACCGTTTCACCCTGCGAGAGAAGGAACGGCAAGCGAAAATCTTTCTCGCGATCATGAGCCAACTCGACGGTCTCAGCCCGCAACGAGGTCGTCATTCCGCCAACCACGACCACGTCGGACCAAGCGAGTTCCCAACCAAGGCGAAGAAGCGACTTGAAGCTCTTCAAGACGTGATCAAGTTGTTCCACCCCAATCGTCGGTACACCGAAGGAGAAGTCAACGACATCATCCGCGGCGTGTACACCGACCACGTCTTGGTTCGTCGTCTCTTGATTGAGCACGACATGCTGGACCGCGAAGCAGACGGAAGTACCTACTGGATGAAGGGAGCTCTGGACATGGACAAAAAAGCCCAACTGAAATGGGAGTACAAAAACACCCGCCGTCCCGTCGGCGTCTACCAAGTGAAATGCTTGGTGAACGGCAAAGTTTTGATCGGTAGTTCCAACAATGTAGACGGCATGCTCAACCGCTTGCGATTCGAGTTGAAGTCGAACATGAACAGGATTCCGCAGTTGCAAGCCGACTACAACCAGCACGGAGCCGATCAGTTTGTCTTCGAAGTGCTGGAATTGGTCAAACCGGAGTCCGAGGGTCCGCAAGACTTTGTCGCCGAAGGAGAGCAAGCGAAAGCCTTGGAAGCCAAGTGGTTGGAGAACCTGCAACCGTATGGAGACCGCGGGTACAATGAACAAGAGTAA
- a CDS encoding peptide ABC transporter substrate-binding protein: protein MMLNWWEDLKPAGPLKTLNFLTQVTPLTFDPTESFDVVTRNVITNLYEGLLVQDPVTLELGPGIADSWEVVEPGRAFRFHLRTNTRFSDGDPILVEDVVYSIQRIPQFEGVGIWVSEDAPRVIRIELDQPMHCFLDYLATPSFSIVSKRHVEMHGFHRENLVTSGPFKLKENADHHPSLVFLEKNPYYWDAANVQLDAAVYIPIMDADERLRLFRTRYSPSGQRLYYFLNHAPVLRYQELKHDPELQPEPVLATIVLTPNQRKKPLDDARVRRALSLAICRQNVIESCLPHLDAADALVPQNMRNFPEARGLVYENEGEARRCLQEAGYENGIGFPEMTLTILGHEYMELMAQSFIQDWKRVLGITVRYERLPWGEYLQRLDTGDYDLLYETWHTDIADAGTFLLPLSTDHPFNTSGSSDPRFDELMERSLEEMQEERRTELYLEAERIALEEMATIPLFFEAHFCMVDSGVLGAQLSRTAVLPLKHIELLEGR from the coding sequence ATGATGTTGAACTGGTGGGAAGACCTCAAGCCGGCAGGACCATTGAAAACCCTGAACTTCTTGACCCAAGTGACCCCGTTGACGTTCGATCCGACCGAATCGTTCGATGTGGTCACCCGCAATGTGATCACCAACCTCTACGAAGGGCTGTTGGTGCAAGACCCTGTGACGCTGGAGTTGGGACCGGGCATCGCCGATTCCTGGGAAGTGGTCGAACCGGGTCGCGCCTTTCGCTTCCATCTGCGCACCAACACGCGCTTCTCCGACGGAGACCCGATTTTGGTGGAGGACGTGGTGTACAGCATCCAGCGCATTCCGCAGTTCGAAGGGGTCGGCATCTGGGTTTCAGAGGATGCCCCCCGCGTCATCCGAATTGAGCTGGACCAACCGATGCACTGTTTCCTCGACTACCTTGCCACGCCTTCGTTTAGCATCGTGTCGAAACGTCACGTCGAAATGCACGGCTTCCACCGCGAGAACTTGGTGACGTCAGGCCCGTTCAAACTCAAGGAAAACGCAGACCATCATCCCTCGCTCGTGTTCTTGGAGAAAAATCCCTACTATTGGGACGCTGCCAACGTGCAACTCGACGCCGCGGTGTACATCCCAATCATGGATGCCGACGAGCGCTTGCGACTCTTCCGCACGAGGTACTCGCCGAGCGGGCAGCGGTTGTACTACTTCCTCAACCACGCGCCGGTACTTAGGTACCAAGAACTCAAGCACGACCCGGAGTTGCAACCGGAGCCGGTCTTGGCGACGATCGTCCTCACACCGAACCAGCGAAAAAAACCGCTGGACGACGCCCGCGTGCGTCGAGCGCTTTCGCTCGCCATCTGTCGTCAAAACGTGATCGAGTCCTGCCTCCCGCATCTGGACGCTGCCGATGCTCTCGTTCCGCAGAACATGCGAAATTTCCCGGAAGCTCGAGGGTTGGTGTACGAGAACGAAGGAGAAGCACGGCGCTGTCTGCAAGAGGCGGGCTACGAGAACGGGATTGGATTCCCCGAGATGACGCTGACAATTCTCGGACACGAGTACATGGAGCTCATGGCTCAATCGTTCATCCAAGATTGGAAGCGGGTATTGGGAATCACCGTGCGCTATGAGCGGTTGCCGTGGGGCGAGTATCTACAACGTCTCGACACAGGAGACTACGACTTGCTCTACGAAACGTGGCACACCGACATCGCAGACGCAGGGACGTTCCTGTTGCCGCTCTCCACAGACCATCCGTTCAACACGAGTGGAAGTTCCGATCCGCGCTTTGACGAGTTGATGGAGCGGTCGTTGGAAGAGATGCAAGAGGAGAGGCGCACGGAGCTGTACTTGGAGGCGGAGCGCATTGCGTTGGAAGAGATGGCGACGATCCCGTTGTTTTTCGAAGCCCACTTCTGCATGGTGGACTCCGGTGTGCTGGGGGCGCAGTTAAGTCGCACGGCGGTCTTGCCGCTGAAACACATTGAATTGCTTGAAGGGAGGTGA
- a CDS encoding MFS transporter has product MSNTTSTAAPGFRDVISNRNYVWLWLGQTISQIGDSLTIVAVPLLVYALTQSATSLTLTFVIESLPWILIGPFAGVLIDRINRRTVLIWVDLLRALIVAAIFFSHSVSLIYVMIFLSQTLAAVFAPARSAVIPELIERDLYVKAISLSQSSFQTVQILGPFLATGVITLFGGPRASFLVDTVTFLAAVSCTMMIRFPKQSVKANAGQPKVSFFKSFGEGTAFLVKHKVLRYVTAINLLKAVTQSVILVSSVLYVKTQLQMSEQDSDRVYGLVVAATAIGIILGTTLIGILDKKLDRRFLIIGGLMLQGATFLLIQFQPGALALILMYGFSGFCASGALTPVSACFAESTPNEVRGRVYSVVNSVIRIALAIGYSAAGLVGAQYGAVALLTYGGILLLVATPILTLLLQGISALQTKQAVVNQTATSAK; this is encoded by the coding sequence ATGAGCAACACGACTTCCACAGCAGCGCCCGGATTCCGCGATGTCATTTCAAACCGCAATTACGTCTGGTTATGGCTAGGCCAAACGATTTCCCAGATCGGGGATTCCCTGACGATCGTCGCCGTCCCGCTGTTGGTGTACGCACTGACACAATCGGCGACTTCTTTGACGTTGACGTTTGTCATTGAATCTCTGCCCTGGATTCTGATCGGACCGTTTGCAGGTGTGTTGATCGACCGCATCAACCGACGAACCGTCCTCATCTGGGTCGATCTCCTGCGAGCTTTGATTGTGGCTGCGATTTTCTTTTCTCATTCCGTGTCGTTGATTTATGTGATGATTTTCTTGTCACAGACGTTGGCGGCCGTGTTCGCTCCGGCTCGTTCGGCGGTCATCCCGGAACTGATCGAGCGCGACTTGTATGTCAAAGCGATCTCTCTGTCACAAAGCTCGTTCCAAACGGTGCAAATTCTCGGACCGTTTTTGGCAACGGGTGTCATTACGTTGTTTGGAGGTCCGAGAGCGTCGTTTCTGGTGGACACCGTCACGTTCTTGGCGGCCGTCTCCTGTACGATGATGATCCGGTTTCCAAAGCAAAGCGTCAAAGCAAACGCCGGGCAACCGAAAGTCTCGTTCTTCAAGTCGTTCGGTGAGGGAACCGCTTTCTTGGTCAAGCACAAAGTCCTGCGCTATGTGACGGCGATCAATCTGTTGAAAGCGGTCACCCAGTCGGTGATCCTCGTGAGCAGCGTTCTGTACGTGAAGACCCAATTGCAGATGTCGGAGCAAGACAGCGACCGTGTGTACGGACTCGTGGTGGCTGCGACGGCGATCGGGATCATCCTCGGTACGACGTTGATCGGAATTTTGGACAAGAAACTCGACCGCCGATTCTTGATCATCGGAGGTCTGATGCTCCAAGGGGCGACGTTCCTGCTGATTCAGTTCCAACCGGGAGCTCTGGCGTTGATCTTGATGTATGGATTCTCCGGTTTCTGTGCGAGCGGGGCTTTGACTCCGGTGTCGGCGTGTTTTGCAGAATCCACGCCGAACGAAGTGCGCGGTCGCGTCTACTCGGTCGTTAATTCGGTTATTCGAATCGCACTCGCCATCGGCTACTCGGCGGCGGGTCTCGTCGGCGCACAATACGGGGCCGTCGCGTTGTTGACGTACGGAGGCATCCTGTTGCTGGTGGCAACTCCGATCTTGACGTTGCTCTTGCAGGGCATTAGCGCGTTGCAAACGAAACAAGCCGTCGTCAATCAAACGGCCACGTCCGCGAAATAG